The following DNA comes from Alnus glutinosa chromosome 6, dhAlnGlut1.1, whole genome shotgun sequence.
TGTGAAACTACATGTAGttgcaatctttttttttttttttttttttttttttttctagtatAACCCAACTTTGTTGTGTTATATTCTTGGCCATTGCTATTGGTCGAGCTTCTATTTTTAGTTATTGGACATGTACTGCACCGAAAGAAAGTTGATAAAGAATATAATGATGTGTTTACTTCAACACGAGCTCATCAGATTGGTTTATAAACTGGTTTATTTGtggagaaatgctagaaattatatttttatttcacaatgctGACGTGACAGTCTTAatcaactctttgattttttccttttttaacaAGGACTAATCCAAAGGTTGGTTGGGACTAATACGCAAGTATTGTGAGGTAGTTGTGGAACAAAAGTAtggtttttagcattacttttaCTCTGGAGATAGAAAATTGTGGGTACTATGAGTGGGGTTCTATTCGTAGTTTTGGCTTCATTCTTGCTGTCTGTTTGCTGTATGCATAATGTAGTCGAAGCAGTTTCTTCTCAAAGTTCATTCTTTCTCCCTTATGATTAACGCTGTTGAAGCTCCACTATGTAATGAGATGAATGCTATTATAAGATAATTACGTTAAGATATGATTGTATTTTATCATTGACTATTATGATATGAAAATACTTTAGAAAAGTAGTGGCTATTCATTTGTAGCTGCCACTTCTGTGTCTCAATGTATCCAAAGTGCAACCCCTTTCTAATTCGTCTTTTGTGGGAGAATGCCCCACATTTTTGCAGTGGAAGTATGATACTGAAATTTCCCAGATATTTGGCTGTTGGTAAACTGCAGAAAGTGTTCCCGAgtttaaaaaaggaaatggcaatatgaaaatgtgaaaaaaattcatgttttcGCGCTATAGGCAAGAtggtacattttttaaaaatgtattattttttaggttAAGGTCAAAccgctgttttttttttttttttttaatgtactattttacaaattttacaGAACTTTTTACTAGCTTGTTTTGAAATTGctaaaccaaacaaaaactcatATTTACTTAGcaataataacaaaagaaaacgcTTTATGCATATAATTACATGACAGGTAAGCAACTGCTAGACAGGGTTGCGGTAATAATAAACCAAACACTTGTATGCATGGTTAATTACTTGACAAGTAAGCAAGGGCTAGATGGGTTTACAAATCATCTCAGAAAGTAGACAGACATGCTATTGTTGCTTATACACAAATGTTGGGACCTTACCTGGCTTCCTTTGAGGTCAACAGGTCAATTTGGAAACCCAAGATTAAGGGCGATTTGCTTTCTTCTTGTCACtatttagagtaatgttagaaactacaCTTTTAAGTTTTATCTCACCATTATTCTACCTTTGTTGACGTAACAATGTCAATCaaccattgattttttattttatataacaATTGATTATTGGCACTGTCACGTCAGCAAAGCGGGATAGAAGTGAAATAAAAGTGtggtttttagcattactctacgACTTATTGGGGCTTGAAAAAGTGGATCTTTATCCCTATGGTCACTATGCTCCAAATTGCTCCAGTGACAACAAGAATGCTGACAACCATTCCCAAAGCTCCCAATACCAAATTGAGGTACCAAAATCTACTATATTTCTGGGGTTTCTTGATTAGCACCCACATGAAACAGGGGTATGCTAAGGTGATTGGCAGCGCTATCCCTCCGATCAATCCTGCCAAGCTTGGCAAGAATGGTAGTGCCACTGCTATGAAAAATGCAAGACATCCAAAGGCGGCTCGAATCCCCGAGCGAAGCCACCATGGACAGGGTTTGTTCATCTTGCTTGTATATCTCAACTCCAGATTGTCAAATACTGGCATTGCATATATTTGGAATGAGCTTAGACTGTTGAGCACCACAAGCAAGCTTGTTAATCCTAAGAGAAATCTTGGTGTGTCATGTGCGTGGTATTTGTGCAAAGCATCTAGCATCCCTCCATTAGGTATCTGGCAATCAAGCAGAAATCATTAGTGAACAAGCAGAATAGGGATCCCTTGGAATTCTTTGCTTAAATTTCATAGAATTCGAGTAATGAATGAGAGATGGAGGTACAGGGCTTGGATGCCTTGGGCAGGTGGGTCTTGAACCTTCGGGATGCCCAAGGTACTCAAGCCTCAATCCACTCTCCCATTTTTGTCTGAATTTTATGAAATTCGAACAGAAAATTTGAGAGACGCAAACTACTCAGGTTAGGTTATAAGATGGTTACTAAATTGCCATAAGCCCAATAGCCGCCAATTGCAATGGGAAACAAACACATTGCGATGATTAGATATGCATACTTCACTCCTCTCCACATTGGAACACGGGATGGGCGCTTTAAGCTCGAAGGCATGGTCCCCTGCAATGACAACAAAATTGTCAAATTCTGTTCAATAgcattttgcttttgtttttgtttttggttttctttgtatttttttatagttatAATCAATTAATCACAATAATAGATGAGTAATACATGGCATCTTATTATGTTAATTTACCTGTATTTCAAGAACAAGATTGTGGCCTCTGAAAGCGAAGCCGATAATCCCAAGCGCATTGAAAATACTGAAAAGCCTTTCTGTATCAGATTTTGCCTCCAGTGGGTCATAGGAGACACCCATGGGCCTACTTTTGCTTATAGAGACTACCCATATCAGTGTGCAGTAGCTTATGGCAGTAATTGCTCCGATCAGGGAAACTCCGGCGATTGAATTCAGGTTGGGAAGCTGTGCCAGAACGATGCTGCAGCAAGTGAAAACTACGTACCACTCCAACGTTGTTAGTGGGTTTACGTCGCATGTTGCCCCACAAACggtttggaaaaatattttcatggtCGTACCTCCGATCATGATTAGGGTCACACATGTGCCGCCTGATAAATACATCGTCGGAAGTAGTGCAAACAGTTTTCCTCGCTTCTCACCTGTTATGCATTGATCCCGTAAATTTTTTCCTTGTAAAcagcacatatatataaatgaaggaaaagaaaaacagagtaTAGGAAATTCTTTCCTTCTTATTACGACTGCagtttttctttataaattaacGTGACAATTTATATGACACTTATTACGCTAATCATTAAAATATGGACCGTTATAGGACAGCTCACATGACACTTACCACGTTTATAGACTACCATAGTAATTCACATGACGCTAATTATGTGATCCACTAAAATGCATGTAGACTATTATGTAACAGTTCACGTGAcacaaagtttcaaaaaatgtATACTTTCATgtgaatttataataaaattgtaataaagAGACTATTGTACtcaatcattttccttttatgaTTAAGGCGGTAAGAGGTTTTTTTTGTCAATAATCTTTGGATTAGACTTAATTAATAGAGAATTATCCTCCCTCTTGTTCTTGTTAAAGGTTAAAGCATTCACATCCGACTCATCAAATTTGctttaaattttagttaaaaattataattttttattttaactaaggactttttttttttctttttccaatgatcatactttttaaattttttcttttttaagagtcatattttcaaaattccaTCTCTTTTAATGAACATAATTTAAAAGGTTCTTTTTTCTAATGGTCAAAATATGCTTTACaaggagaggaagaagaggaatgctagagcatcttctAGTGTTTTTTTAGTGTTCTCCTGggatgacataaatgtaatttttttgattcaaaaattacatctatgtcatccaaaaggacatagatataattttttaattacatctatgtcatgTCAGGAGAACACCAGAAGATACTCTAGCATTTCTCGAGGAAGAAAGACATAGGAGAGAtcgaagaaaagaaagcaagaaaaaagagagtgataattttatttttttttttaaaaaaaagtgctCACCAAATTAATTGTAGCAGCACTCCAACAATTTATTGACGAAAATAGTTAgccaaaaaagtcaaatataGTAATTTATCAcccaaatttattattattattattgttgttgttatatatatttatatttaatacTTTGACTAGCCCTCTGTCAAGTCTTCTACACTTTTAGGTGAGGAGGTTACATATTTTTCAACACCGCCCGAACGGAAGAAAAAGacggatcaggatcccctcaaattctttgttcgaatttgatacaattcgggcaggttgttgtgagtaagcatttatgagattcacctgaccggataagcagttgggcagcccaacttttatttggtcaggtgggtctcataaatgctcattcacaactacctgcccgaattctatcaaattcgagCAAAAAATTTGAGGAGATCTTAATTCGAAAAAGACGGGACAGACAAACAGGTTCAATTTTCAACGTCCCACATGATGCTCTGATGTTTAACTTTTACCATGTCGCAAGAGCGTTGATTTTATATGCATATGTTTAGCTTTTAACATGTTCAATTTTCTGTTGACTCTTGGTGTCATAACAAGACAATTAAGTACTGTCAGGAGCAATATATGATTAATACAAAGCATACCAAAAGCCGCCATGGAAAGGCGGAGATATCTGCTGTAGCGCGCCCCGGACTCCGATTCATGTAGCTGAACCAGTAACCACAGAGTGTACATCTGCCATATAAAAGCCACCGAAACACATAAAATTCCCCATGTCCTGAAACAAATTAAGACAAGCTagctttaatttcttaaaatgttatatatatatatatataaaacgtaCGTACGTAGTACTATTTAGCCTATAAAAAAGGGTCGACCAACTTGATTAATATTTACCAGCCGAGTGTAGTGAAAGATAAGGGAAGAACAAGGGCTTGAACGCCGATTCCCGAGCATAGCGTATGAAATGCTGAGTAGAAGGCGTTGCCGTTCCTGGACTCGGTGATGGGAAGCCAGGCGTCCTGTGGGTCAAGCTTGGTGAAGTGGCCAACTTCTTCCAAGCAACCTTGCATGTTTGTGATCGCCTTTTTCATGGGGCTTGCTATTGGAGTCATCAAACGCGAAGCATACGGGCTTCTAGGGGTCTTTGGGCGCCCTATATCCAGAAGTGGCGACCGACTCATTGAAGGACACTCAAGTTGAAACGGCGGCGCCGAGATTGCCGGAGTTTCTGCCTCGTCTTCCCTCCTCTTTGCTACTGCCGGACTTATGTTCACTTCCACCCCCTCTCTCATCGTACTGTATTAGAGAAGCTTTTGGATCGATGTTTAATTTGATGTGCACTAAGGACTAATACATGACTATATATAGAAGTTTATAAAGGTTAATTAAAAGGAAATACGGTCCACAACAATTTATTGCAATctcataataaaatataagagagtTGTTACGAGGCTTATTTGTCTGAATAAGAAGTACGTGTTCGAAATCTATTCGAGCAAGTGAACTCTATAAATTTATTACTAATAATACAAacaataaagttgttaaaaattTATCTAGTTAAAGATTTTGATGTGCAATATATTTGCAAAATAGAGAAAGCTCATGGGACTGATCGATGTGAATGCTGAGTGGGTTAATGTATTGGAAAATTTACGTGGCCGGGCAGAAAATTAGGGAAGAAATAAAAGGGGATCTTTGACTGTGCACACATGTGGCTGCTATTATCTACCATAAAGATGGCACAAACCAATTGGTGATTTGGTGCATGCATGGAAACTTTTGAATCTTGTCTGGTTTGAAAAGGCAGCAACTACTATACGAAAGAGTGGTGATCAATTTTCCTCCTCTAATCTCAGTGGTCTACTTTGGTGTCATTAACTTTATAAAAATCGATCCATTATCAGTGCATGTGTGACGTATTGGGAGTTCATCGACCTGTGAAAATAGTCATGCATTTGAAGATAGTGGGACCGAAGTAGGATCTTCTAGGCGGAGGAGAGATTAGATTCACTGATTTAGGATTAATGTTAATCTTCCCTGATGGTAATTAAAGAGAGAAACAGAGTATAAAAGGACGGATTTGCCGGAATTTGTTTCAATTCTTCCattcatataaatatataattgatatGACAGTGTCACATCACACTGTTACGTTAATAACTGTTATTGAAAAATTAACATAGTGGTGCTTGTCACACCGCATGTTACGGTAATAATTGCTATTGGAGAACTAACATAGTGATGCACGTCATGTCGCATTGCCACATCAGAAGAGTAAATGAATTGAAGGGGAGTAAAATGAGAGGAATATCAATGCAAGCACATCCATGAGATCGATCCGGCCAATAAGTTGTGTTCACATAATCACATGAATACATCATATATAACACAATTTTGCTTAcgtattctaaaaaaaaattgcttacgTTAACAATCATACGTACGTATATAAGATGTCATGTGGAACAAGCACTATTCCACTTGCATGTACTCCACATCCCGGCCTCGTGAGACACGGAGAGAATAATAGTATAATAGTATTTAATTTGCTGGCAAAGTAATGAAAGTATGGACAAGGATATACAGTCAGCTATTCCCCTACACATGTTGATCGATGAATAAAGAGATAATTGCATCACTAGTCTTTGAGATATGCTATAATTacgaattattttttatagtttaaaaagttaataaaaggtccttgtagtaaactataattacaaatcgatccctatagtcaaattccgttaaattttttgacatatatattctgttaaatgtcacgcCATCGCCACATCAAACTAATAAGATAGCGACAAGTGtccatctaaataaaaaaatataaatttattaaaaaataaataaataaacttatttttttaaaaaaaaaaaaagaaaaaaaaaaaagaaaaagggtggctgggccacccctggaCCTTCGCCACCCCATccctattttgttttgtttttttgtttttaaataagtttatttatttatttttttaataaatttatatttttttattcaaatggacacgtgtcgtcatcttattagTTTAATGTGGCGATGACGTgaaatttaacagaatctgtcaaatttgtTAACATAATTTGACTTCAtagatcaatttgtaattataatttactatAAGAACTTTCCagtaactttttaaaccataggaagtgattcataattatggcatactccAATaaccaatggtacaattattccatgaataaatatatagtctgcatacttccaacattttttattttttgttttatgttttatgttttttttttcaatgggcCCAAGTCCGCGAGCCTTGTTTTAAGTAAATGGCTGATCATGATAATACACGTTAATTGTATGACATTTGGAAATTAATTGCACGTTTTAAACGAAGAGTATAAGATCACCTTTCTCTAATTAGGATATAATTTTTTGGGAGAGGGGAAGAGGATTTGTGAGGATTTGTAGAGGGGAAAGTTTCACAGCAATTAGTTGCTTAAATTGCTATTAATCTGGCAGTTAATTATAAAATAGCCCATATGAAACCTACTtgcttaaaatttatttgaacagATGAATCCTAACtaattttctcaataattttAACGGCTAATTACTGTAGGTATATCCTGATCCATTAGAGAGATACCCTATTACTCCACCAAAGCCCTTTTTTAAATTTACCTCAAATTGGTAGATTACTTTAAGGATATTACCTAACTAATACTAATTAAGTTGGTTCAATCTGGGCTAGCTAACTAGTGCTCATGCCCAAATTAGGCCACATCAAGATCCTAACAATATTCTACCACATTTCTGTGCCGACGTCCACGACACGGCCTACTCTTTGTCACTTTTTACTCTTGATCTGGTAGCCTTTTTCACTGTTATGGCGGCTTTACTCAGGCAACAAATAGCCTTAATTATCCATATGTTGCAACCCCTTAGATTCGTATATAGGATGTGATGCTTGCTTTAACCTAACCAATACATCAAAAGCTCAAGGTTGATGGAACGCAAAAAGTTAAGTCTTTAAACGTATCTCATATTAGGCTGGCCCAATTTAGCGCCCAATCTCCAAATTAGTCCAACTAGGATATATCATAAGGGTCTACCATGCTTTTGAGCTTACGTCCCACTCTATGGCGGCTTTCACTTGAGACATATATGGTAGTCCTTCCTCTTTTACActtctttgaagaaaaaaaaaaaaaaaaaagtaaaaaagtgaaaaaagtaaaccTCCTCTCTAACAAAACTACgtattttcaaatcataaaaaaatatgaagaccTATATTGGAAATTTGGAAGACCAACTCTTCCATCTCTGATCTCTTCCTTGGAAGCATGACAGCACATGAGGTGGTGGGTAAAGGATGaccatatcaaaattaattacgTTGTTTGGGATTAAACGACTAAATTTTAGTGTCATTTATAGTTCAAACAACAATTATAGCTTTAGCGAGGACCTGTTTGGCAAGCAATTCCCACGGATCCGTCATCGCTTTTTTGCCCATCAACTATAGTAAACCCATGCGACAACTCTGCTAAAAGTCTCATGCCAGGCTGCCACGCtcaataaagaaattttttccTGTTGATTTTTTGTTCTTCCCGCTCAACATAATTTCTCTCAGTTTTCTAACGAGCGCCTCATATCTTCTCCCACGCTTCAGCCTTTCAGATTTAAGCTTCTTCATGCCATCAACCCACCTCCTCACCGACACGCCATCAGCCCTCTTGCTTCAATCTCTCGCTTCTACCACCTCTCTCCAATCAGTATAGTCGTAGGCGAATAACGTGCACCTCACATCACCATTATAGATGGAATCGTTCTTCACACCATCAACCAAAATCCTCACAGACATGTTGTTGAATGTTGATGGAGAGAGGTGGGGAAGTAGAGGGGAAAGATTGATAGGGAAACGGTAAAAAAGCTTTGCCCATTGTCTGAATCACTGGGCATGGCGCGTTGATGGCGTTTGGCTCGAAAATGAGGAATTCATAGGCTTTTCCTTTATTCGCCTGCAACTGAGGGGATATGGAGAGAGGAGATAAATTTTCAGAAGAGAATGGCGATAGAAGCGAGTCTGAGAAAGAGGAGATGGAGATCTGAAGATAGAGGGGTGATGGTGTGTCGGTGAGGAGCTAGGTTGATGgcgtgaagattgaagaaggaATCCGAAAGGCTCAAGGTGTTGGTGAGAAGATATGAGGCGCACGTTAGAAAACTGACAGAAAATATGCTGAGCGGGAGGAAAGAAAAATCAACGGGAAGAAATTTCTTTATTGAGCGTGGCAGCTTGGTAGGAGACTTTTAACAAAGTTGTCACATGGGTTTACTATAGCTGATGGGCAAAAAGGTGATGACAAATCCGTGGGAATTGCTTGCCAAACATGTCCCAAGTTTAGTCCCAAACGTcactaaattcaatttttttttttttttggtagtataTATTGCTAATTAATATGCCAAAAGCTCGATCCATCACAAGAAATCATCACATATACAATTTCAGCTTTAATGAGGTTCTTTTTACTTTCCTTTTAGACTTTTAATAGATaataattttatcttttgttaaagtattgattaaattattaaaccTATTTcttcttattagcttaaacttttaaaataagtaataatttaatatatctCTCTTCATCCTCCAATAGTAGTGGAAGCATCCTCCAATAGTAGTGGAAGCATGCAGTAGCAAGTTTAAATATATAGCACTATCTTTTCAACCTTAATTACTCCATGCACCACGCAAACCCTCCtcgattcttctttttttctttccttatccGTGTAAACCTGGCCTCCTCATCATGATAAGGCCTTTTTCATAGTCATGTTTCAAGTAAACCTTCTtcgtttcttctttttcttactttattttgaataatttcatCTTTTTCTATCAGCTACTTTAATTAATGTCCTAAATGCCACGTGAAGCTTTCAGTGCATGTAGGGAGGGACCCATGCATGAATGAATCAAAAGAGATTCGATGGTTTGAAGCTACATTAATATTGATCCTCGAGGTTAACCAaagaattaatattaattaactgTACGTGTGGTGTGGCCTTCAAGCAATTATAAGATCGATCGCTTTCCATGAAGATGCGGTTTAATTTCTTtcgtatatatattttggtagtGGCGTACGGGAGGAGGACCCATTTGTTTGCCGAACAGTGCCATTCGTGAAAGCTGCTTTAGagctttgtttttcttttatctccCTTGGCAATGCCTTATTTCCCTCTCTTTTCCAAACTGTCgttttcttgtctcttttagGGCATTCACATTGGGCCTTTATGCAAATTTGGATAAAAAACCACCCACGTTCGATTagctattttaacaaaaaaaaaaaaaaaaattaatatgctaACTGCTATTACACTCACCAAATTAAACCAAAcgaagaaatcaagaaaacattttaaaaaaataaatttatcattgtctttcctttcaatttttgtttctttttgttgctTTGTTCTCGATCTTCTCCAtccctttctttctcttctttgaaGACCGgtaagaaaagataaattttaaaaaatatgattgttagaggaagaataaaaaattaataaacattgaaaaaagaatatttaaattgaatagtaaaagtgaaaagctaatttttttttgttaaaatagagagaaactTTGCTAAGCTGGATGCAAATGCTCTTAGTGAGATAATTGTAAAGAGATCAAATATATTGATTAATTAGTTTCAGTGCTTCACAAACGAAGAATAAAGTTTTCCTTGAAACTAGCTTGGTTTGAGGAAATTCTCCAAACTCGATCCATTAAACTTACATGTGATCTTACAGCGtgtgattctcacatatatttttaaaaaatcatatgagaatgacatgttttattaaaaatgtatgtgagaatcatatgCTCTAAGAacacatgtcagtttaataaatcGAGTTGAAATAAATTCTTTGAATCCcatttagagaaaaattttgTTTACAAACAAAtgctaacatatatatatatatatatgaaaataaaaaaataaaaaagaaaaaaagaaaaagaagaagcagatgTCCATAATTACAACCAAAAAAGATACAGGCTAATCATTTCCATCCAATTGTTTGAACAAGTGAGGCTTGAAAAGGCTAACTTCAACGCCGGTGTCGTTCACGACATACATCCCGGCCGGCGGAGATCAGAGCGCACCACGCTAAGAATCATGCCCTGCCAGATCAAGTCCTAGTACTCCCAGTTTAGCCACCACATTATGCTATATTTCCTGGGCTTCTTAATCTTCAACCACATAAAACTCGGATAGGCAAAAGTGACCGGAACTGCAATCCCTCCGATCAAGCCAGCTAGGCTAATCCCGTTCTTGAGTATACTCAAGAACAAGATTGTCTTATCCTCACCCTTTTCTTGCTTTTCCTCGATTTTCCTTCAACCAGCTGACACTTTTGGCTCTATCCTTCTTCATCCACCATGTTTTTGGGTTATTAAGGTTTGAAGTTTTGAAtcattttttaggttttagatCTACTCACTTCCATCCTCTTTCTCAAGACATGCTCCTCAGCAATGGGTTCGCCGGAGTTTCTGGAGTCCGCTGGTAATCTTCCTCATCTCCTCCGTCTCCTAGAAGATGGCCCATGCTTCCCACGCACCAACAAGCTCATGGACTCAACCGGTGCGTGGAGCCTTAGACAGCACCCTCCTCCACTTTCCGCACCAACTCCCGGTGGTTCCGAATGATTCTGCCACTTCCTAGTGTTGAGAGGCCTTCCCTGAGCGGCGCATGGTTCTCATGCACGTATAGGGATGGCTCTCACCCCGCCAGCTCCGCCAGATTTGTTGctattgtttttgtatttgtttgtttcttttattgggCTTATTTGTTGTACCCTCTCCCCCTATTTATCCTTGTTTTAGTGTTTGAAtccttgtgactcaatacacttgtgaaATCACCTTCAATGGTGACTCCGATTTTGTGACATCTGTGCCTTGAGCCAAATGGCTCACATCTTCGATAGCATTGCCTCCGCATACTTTCGttcatagtttatattttgagtTGATCAAGCCCTACTGTAtttgtactttttattttttgttataatcgTTTTTGttgtatctaaaaaaaattaaataaataaataaaagaacggGATTGTCActgccacaaaaaaaaaaaaaagcatccaTATCCAAACAAGGTTAGAAACAGTGACCTCAGCCACCATGGAGAtggtttctttttccttttggtgtatttggactCCACGTCATCAAACATGGGCGTGCCATAGATTTACAATGAGCTCAtagcattaattattattattattttattaaatacaagGTGTcatgttaatataaaaaaaactctaaaataaacTTAACATTTCTCGGTACGAAAATAAAATGAGTAGTGTCTCGCCTGTGGCCCCATGGTACTGACAAATTGCTGTTAGCATCCCACCATACGTTTGGCTGGTATCcgacaaaaaaaccaaaaacaaaatgattttctttGTGAAAATAAAACATATTTAGTTTTGCATAAAATGATAATTAATTAGCATATTTGTTCAAATTCGGTCGAAAGAAATTCATCAAATCTATGTGATTTTCATGTTCAAATGTTGCTATTATATATGCAACATTTGACGTTTGTTGGTATGCAAACATTAACTGAAACTGTTGTATAATTGCAACCGTTCTGTTTGCTCGACTTAATTCTTATcttcataaataattttaaattcatttgggacacatgtcaatatataaattgaatGGAAGAAAATTCGTCCAActcaatttgattaaaatttttatcctttctcttttggattatattttgaagtgatgttattaattaattaccttgTGTCCATAAGCCCAGTGTCCTCCAATTGCAAGGGGAAACAGGCACATTGGGATGATAGTGTATGCAACTTGCACCCCTCTCCACATTGGCAAGTGGGATCGATGGATAAGAACATCTCATGTTATGCTCAATCTTTTCCAACttgatattgttttttttaccTTTGTCGTACAAaatcattttgtattttttaagatAAGGTTAAAAACTTTTGCAATGttctttaaatttatattggCCATGATCAATGatttgttgttttgttaaaGAGATCTATTCTATACATAATAgcacttaaaaaagaaaaaaattaagaaaaaagttttaacaactgatcatttcaattatatattatcctaaaaaattatattttcattagTCAACCATTAATGGTCttaaagcttttaaaaaaaaaaaaaaaaaaaaattgtaaaaacaaGGTCCATTGGATCTACTTGATTTTTGGATTGGATA
Coding sequences within:
- the LOC133870144 gene encoding lysine histidine transporter-like 8: MREGVEVNISPAVAKRREDEAETPAISAPPFQLECPSMSRSPLLDIGRPKTPRSPYASRLMTPIASPMKKAITNMQGCLEEVGHFTKLDPQDAWLPITESRNGNAFYSAFHTLCSGIGVQALVLPLSFTTLGWTWGILCVSVAFIWQMYTLWLLVQLHESESGARYSRYLRLSMAAFGEKRGKLFALLPTMYLSGGTCVTLIMIGGTTMKIFFQTVCGATCDVNPLTTLEWYVVFTCCSIVLAQLPNLNSIAGVSLIGAITAISYCTLIWVVSISKSRPMGVSYDPLEAKSDTERLFSIFNALGIIGFAFRGHNLVLEIQGTMPSSLKRPSRVPMWRGVKYAYLIIAMCLFPIAIGGYWAYGNLIPNGGMLDALHKYHAHDTPRFLLGLTSLLVVLNSLSSFQIYAMPVFDNLELRYTSKMNKPCPWWLRSGIRAAFGCLAFFIAVALPFLPSLAGLIGGIALPITLAYPCFMWVLIKKPQKYSRFWYLNLVLGALGMVVSILVVTGAIWSIVTIGIKIHFFKPQ